In Octopus bimaculoides isolate UCB-OBI-ISO-001 chromosome 14, ASM119413v2, whole genome shotgun sequence, the following are encoded in one genomic region:
- the LOC106869024 gene encoding uncharacterized protein LOC106869024: MNYTLLVIFVACLIGCGAQIYTDVDLNAYCKDCMKEGSTSSVQPHPYRCDRYITCAIVSLDVFKAHEMPCPAGLFFDSTIKTCTWTPDCVRSCRTNDKFENSWDCNTYYECENGILSTGTPLKSCGKQKMFNETLQYCTPDNTCGKDAKSDNCTKTQKDCQVGYEFRKEECQCVKRTICTDQYNVMSPNSEVYLQLMNGKWIESKCIPGYSFNLTTCTCSDKIPIIYKCPESYKVHTDQGKYYILENSVYVERTCPSEHKFNLTDCRCHLQSK, encoded by the exons CATATTGTAAAGACTGTATGAAGGAAGGGTCGACATCCTCAGTGCAACCTCATCCATATCGCTGCGACCGTTATATAACGTGTGCAATAGTATCTTTAGATGTTTTCAAGGCCCACGAAATGCCTTGTCCAGCAGGTCTTTTCTTTGACAGCACGATCAAAACTTGTACTTGGACACCCGATTGCGTCAGAA GCTGTAGGACAAATGATAAATTTGAGAATTCGTGGGACTGTAATACATATTATGAATGCGAGAATGGCATATTGAGCACAGGAACACCGTTGAAAAGTTGTGGCAAACAAAAAATGTTCAATGAAACCCTACAATACTGCACTCCAGATAATACGTGTGGTAAAGACGCCAAATCCGATA ATTGTACAAAAACCCAGAAAGATTGTCAAGTGGGATATGAGTTTAGAAAGGAAGAGTGCCAATGTGTAAAACGCACAA TTTGTACCGATCAATATAACGTGATGTCACCAAATTCTGAAGTATACCTGCAGTTGATGAATGGTAAATGGATCGAATCCAAGTGCATTCCTGGTTACAGTTTCAACTTAACCACATGTACTTGCTCTGATAAGATCCCTATCATATACA AGTGTCCCGAAAGTTACAAAGTTCACACTGACCAAGGCAAATACTACATCTTGGAGAACAGTGTGTATGTTGAACGAACATGCCCGTCTGAACATAAGTTTAATCTAACTGACTGCCGGTGCCACCTACAGAGTAAGTAA
- the LOC128249431 gene encoding uncharacterized protein LOC128249431 yields the protein MRDYKQNIRICIFIPNLCVSPQYRDWDSSLNLVMAEILMVIKFFLLQNQTGNKVAIVGNGRCDTQPTFSVSVEGALQNLPKVVIQIKTNDTSSVQISQSVSFSKWISLVIVKTESDIRVKLDKNPEVIHPAGKVERHDCAFGVGNMTNMTNLVGYVKDFYFAKCLDN from the exons ATGCGTGACTACAAACAGAATATTCGTATTTGTATTTTCATACCGAACCTGTGTGTTTCTCCGCAATATAGAGATTGGGATAGTAGTTTGAATTTGGTTATGGCTGAAATCCTCATGGT AATAAAATTCTTTCTATTACAAAACCAGACAGGAAACAAAGTTGCAATAGTTGGTAATGGTAGATGTGACACCCAACCAACTTTTTCGGTTTCTGTTGAAGGAGCCTTGCAGAATTTACCAAAGGTGGTGATACAAATAAAGACTAATGATACCTCATCTGTTCAGATAAGTCAGAGCGTG TCCTTCTCAAAGTGGATAAGTTTGGTCATAGTGAAAACTGAAAGTGATATCAGAGTGAAACTAGATAAAAACCCTGAAGTTATTCATCCAGCTG GGAAAGTCGAAAGGCACGACTGTGCATTTGGTGTTGGAAATATGACCAATATGACCAACTTAGTTGGTTATGTCAAAGAC ttttACTTTGCCAAATGTTTGGACAACTGA